In a single window of the Neodiprion virginianus isolate iyNeoVirg1 chromosome 1, iyNeoVirg1.1, whole genome shotgun sequence genome:
- the LOC124304562 gene encoding facilitated trehalose transporter Tret1-like, giving the protein METARTKQWPQYLAAITATISLAITGSHIGWTSPTLPYLKGDNSHVPITSDEASWVASFYLLGTVPGNIIAAFLVDRYGRKRSLLGSGVPLFLGWLLILVADNRHVLYASRFISGLGQGLVYVVCPMYIGEIADSDIRGALGSFMKLMVTLGELYAHAIGPFVSYEILAGLCAILPLLFVLSFAWMPESPYFFLMHERRAEAEASLMRLRVYASRSDLDRDIEEINEAMIRDLSSRGGARQLIDAPGNRRAVIASFGLQLVLQFSGLAAIESYTQEIFAESESGLSAGLAVIILGVFQLAAGVAAAILVDRMGRRPLLIATTTAAGIALAASCSFYFLKLGIGADVRGTGWVLDASVMMYELAVALGLSPLSYMMLGELFPTNVKGVAVTLANVWAALLAFFVSKMYQVLSDNFGVYVSFAWFSVSCFIGIVFIAFFVPETKGKSLNQIQDQLNGRKVIEKSAIAA; this is encoded by the exons ATGGAGACAGCGCGCACCAAGCAATGGCCACAATATTTAGCGGCAATTACTG CGACAATATCGCTGGCCATAACCGGTTCTCACATCGGCTGGACATCACCGACACTGCCGTACCTGAAAGGCGACAATTCTCACGTGCCAATAACGTCGGACGAGGCGTCTTGGGTGGCGTCATTTTACCTCCTGGGAACGGTGCCGGGGAACATAATCGCGGCATTCCTGGTCGACAGATATGGTCGGAAACGAAGCCTGCTGGGATCCGGAGTGCCGCTCTTCCTCGGCTGGCTCCTGATCCTGGTCGCGGACAATCGGCACGTCCTCTACGCCTCACGGTTCATAAGCGGGTTGGGTCAAGGCCTCGTATACGTGGTCTGCCCGATGTACATCGGCGAGATAGCCGACAGCGATATCCGGGGGGCCCTCGGCTCTTTCATGAAGCTGATGGTCACCCTCGGCGAGCTTTACGCCCACGCTATCGGCCCGTTCGTCTCCTACGAGATCCTCGCTGGCCTCTGTGCCATCCTGCCTCTGCTCTTCGTCCTGAGCTTCGCCTGGATGCCCGAGTCTCCGTACTTCTTCCTCATGCACGAGAGACGCGCCGAGGCGGAGGCCAGTCTGATGAGGTTGAGGGTCTACGCCTCGAGGTCCGATCTGGACCGCGACATCGAGGAGATTAACGAGGCCATGATCAGGGACCTGTCGAGCCGCGGTGGGGCCCGGCAGCTCATCGACGCCCCGGGAAATCGGCGGGCCGTTATCGCGAGCTTTGGCCTCCAGCTCGTCCTCCAGTTCAGCGGACTCGCGGCCATCGAGTCTTACACCCAGGAGATATTCGCCGAGAGTGAGTCCGGCCTCTCCGCAGGCCTCGCCGTCATAATCCTCGGCGTCTTTCAGCTCGCCGCTGGCGTCGCCGCCGCCATTTTGGTAGACCGGATGGGCCGTAGGCCCCTTCTTATCGCCACGACAACCGCCGCCGGAATCGCCCTTGCCGCAAGCTGCAGCTTTTACTTCCTTAAACTCGGGATCGGCGCCGACGTCCGGGGGACAGGGTGGGTCCTTGACGCCTCGGTCATGATGTACGAACTCGCCGTCGCTCTGGGCCTAAGTCCCCTTTCGTACATGATGCTGGGAGAGCTTTTTCCCACCAACGTTAAGGGCGTCGCCGTCACCCTTGCCAACGTCTGGGCAGCTCTGCTCGCATTTTTTGTCTCCAAGATGTATCAGGTACTGTCCGATAATTTTGGCGTATATGTTTCTTTCGCTTGGTTCTCGGTTAGCTGCTTTATTGGCATCGTTTTTATAGCCTTTTTTGTACCCGAAACTAAGGGCAAGTCTCTTAACCAAATTCAGGATCAACTCAACGGTCGTAAGGTTATTGAGAAAAGCGCTATCGCAGCATAA
- the LOC124299316 gene encoding tetraspanin-31-A isoform X2 produces the protein MCGGFTCSKNALTALNVLYIVVAFILIGVAVYGRASALVTNLPIIGGILACGVILFLISILGLIGAIKHHQVLLFFYMVILFLLFLIQFSIACACLAVNPEQQEQLAEEGWKRVNNELKMKVQNTFSCCGFEGSKLTGTPSMDHPTCVIVNEVCCESKAQPCECEPCMQKLQSTIDYAFKLCGGIGLFFSFTEFVGVWLTVRYRNQKDPRANPSAFL, from the exons ATGTGCGGTGGTTTTACATGTTCGAAAAATGCACTAACGGCGCTAAATGTTCTTTATATC gTCGTAGCCTTCATCCTTATCGGCGTAGCTGTCTATGGCAGAGCCTCTGCGCTCGTTACAAATCTTCCTATAATCGGAGGTATTTTAGCCTGCGGAGTGATACTTTTTCTCATATCTATACTCGGCCTAATTGGAGCGATAAAACACCATCAAGTACTGCTGTTCTTT TACATGGTAATTTTGTTCCTGCTATTCCTGATCCAATTCAGCATTGCCTGCGCCTGTCTTGCCGTAAATCCtgaacaacaagaacaactTGCCgaggag GGATGGAAGCGAGTAAATAACGAGCTGAAAATGAAAGTTCAAAACACGTTCAGTTGCTGCGGGTTCGAGGGTTCAAAGTTGACCGGCACGCCTTCTATGGATCACCCTACCTGTGTTATCGTAAAT GAAGTTTGCTGCGAATCGAAAGCACAGCCATGCGAGTGCGAGCCGTGTATGCAAAAGCTACAATCAACGATCGACTATGCTTTTAAACTATGTGGTGGAATCGGACtatttttcagtttcacaGAG TTTGTTGGTGTTTGGTTGACCGTACGCTACAGGAACCAGAAAGACCCAAGAGCTAATCCTAGTGCTTTCCTCTAG
- the LOC124299316 gene encoding tetraspanin-31-A isoform X1, with amino-acid sequence MCGGFTCSKNALTALNVLYIVVAFILIGVAVYGRASALVTNLPIIGGILACGVILFLISILGLIGAIKHHQVLLFFYMVILFLLFLIQFSIACACLAVNPEQQEQLAEEGWKRVNNELKMKVQNTFSCCGFEGSKLTGTPSMDHPTCVIVNEVCCESKAQPCECEPCMQKLQSTIDYAFKLCGGIGLFFSFTEVIAAFLARRYRNQLDPDEKAARAVFPRQNYLY; translated from the exons ATGTGCGGTGGTTTTACATGTTCGAAAAATGCACTAACGGCGCTAAATGTTCTTTATATC gTCGTAGCCTTCATCCTTATCGGCGTAGCTGTCTATGGCAGAGCCTCTGCGCTCGTTACAAATCTTCCTATAATCGGAGGTATTTTAGCCTGCGGAGTGATACTTTTTCTCATATCTATACTCGGCCTAATTGGAGCGATAAAACACCATCAAGTACTGCTGTTCTTT TACATGGTAATTTTGTTCCTGCTATTCCTGATCCAATTCAGCATTGCCTGCGCCTGTCTTGCCGTAAATCCtgaacaacaagaacaactTGCCgaggag GGATGGAAGCGAGTAAATAACGAGCTGAAAATGAAAGTTCAAAACACGTTCAGTTGCTGCGGGTTCGAGGGTTCAAAGTTGACCGGCACGCCTTCTATGGATCACCCTACCTGTGTTATCGTAAAT GAAGTTTGCTGCGAATCGAAAGCACAGCCATGCGAGTGCGAGCCGTGTATGCAAAAGCTACAATCAACGATCGACTATGCTTTTAAACTATGTGGTGGAATCGGACtatttttcagtttcacaGAG GTGATTGCAGCATTCTTGGCTAGACGTTATAGAAACCAATTGGACCCAGATGAAAAGGCTGCGCGAGCTGTTTTTCCTCGTCAAAACTATCTTTactga